One Kitasatospora sp. NBC_01266 genomic window carries:
- a CDS encoding lipid II flippase MurJ, translated as MTLSQEVRPAPPVAPAPVERGPSFVAKAFGITALLSAAGSALGLLRDLLLARYFGADEGTDAFLVSWTVPETAAPLLIEDAMAFLMVPAFSLALVLREERPDGPDPVRQLTVDTLPWLLAGLCALSGATMLWAPEVVHTLAPGLADPALAITCTRITAVTILPFGVAGYLGAALRAHHRFTAPAAIYVAYNLGILAVLTTCHLLLGVRAAALGVAFGSLLLAGVLVGPFVRALRRGPGGRGRAAAGGRGLLLNPLALLPVAAFTLTRQSQVFIERYLGSTLPAGTISHLNYAAKVSQLAMTTAILICTVTFPLVARALAAGDLPAARDRVEKDLGQAAAVVLAGTAFLIACAPAVVSLLFQRGAFGAADAAATAQVIQVYSFGLLAQALIGVMVRPFFSMRPAVRRADDRRTATAAGRWLLDWYPVAAMTVGLLVTTLVGLLTIHHFGELGLAAGNAAGITTTAVLLLRGLALRGIALRMPQVLGGQARLLLAAAGAALTGGCVARAVHPAALSLIAGGASVLAVYLALGTLLGARELSGPVRRSAAALRGTSTPISGSAVGDDPLEEGTLPDGR; from the coding sequence ATGACACTCAGTCAGGAAGTGCGCCCCGCGCCGCCGGTGGCACCGGCGCCGGTGGAGCGCGGCCCGTCCTTCGTCGCCAAGGCCTTCGGCATCACCGCGCTGCTCAGCGCGGCCGGCTCGGCGCTCGGACTGCTGCGCGATCTGCTGCTGGCCCGCTACTTCGGGGCGGACGAGGGCACGGACGCCTTCCTGGTCTCCTGGACCGTGCCCGAGACGGCCGCGCCGCTGCTGATCGAGGACGCGATGGCGTTCCTGATGGTCCCGGCCTTCAGTCTGGCCCTGGTGCTGCGCGAGGAGCGGCCCGACGGGCCGGACCCGGTAAGGCAGTTGACCGTCGACACGCTGCCCTGGCTGCTCGCCGGGCTGTGCGCGCTCTCCGGGGCCACCATGCTCTGGGCGCCCGAGGTGGTGCACACGCTGGCCCCCGGCCTGGCCGACCCGGCGCTCGCGATCACCTGCACCCGGATCACCGCCGTGACCATCCTGCCGTTCGGCGTGGCCGGCTACCTGGGCGCCGCACTGCGCGCGCACCACCGGTTCACCGCCCCGGCGGCCATCTACGTGGCCTACAACCTGGGCATCCTCGCCGTGCTGACCACCTGCCACCTGCTGCTCGGCGTGCGGGCGGCGGCGCTCGGGGTGGCCTTCGGCAGCCTGCTGCTGGCCGGGGTGCTGGTCGGTCCGTTCGTCCGCGCCCTGCGCCGCGGCCCCGGCGGCCGGGGGCGGGCCGCCGCCGGCGGACGCGGACTGCTGCTCAACCCGCTCGCGCTGCTGCCGGTGGCCGCCTTCACGCTGACCCGGCAGTCCCAGGTCTTCATCGAGCGCTACCTCGGCTCGACCCTGCCGGCCGGGACCATCTCGCACCTCAACTACGCGGCCAAGGTCTCCCAGTTGGCGATGACCACCGCGATCCTGATCTGCACGGTCACCTTCCCGCTGGTCGCCCGGGCGCTGGCGGCCGGCGACCTGCCGGCCGCCCGGGACCGGGTGGAGAAGGACCTCGGCCAGGCGGCGGCGGTGGTGCTGGCCGGCACCGCCTTCCTGATCGCCTGCGCGCCCGCCGTGGTCTCGCTGCTCTTCCAGCGCGGCGCCTTCGGCGCGGCCGACGCCGCCGCCACCGCACAGGTGATCCAGGTCTACAGCTTCGGGCTGCTCGCCCAGGCGCTGATCGGGGTCATGGTGCGGCCGTTCTTCTCGATGCGGCCGGCCGTCCGCCGGGCCGACGACCGGCGCACGGCCACGGCCGCGGGGCGGTGGCTGCTCGACTGGTACCCGGTCGCCGCGATGACGGTCGGGCTGCTGGTCACCACCCTGGTCGGGCTGCTGACGATCCATCACTTCGGCGAACTGGGGCTGGCGGCCGGCAACGCGGCGGGCATCACCACCACCGCCGTGCTGCTGCTGCGCGGACTCGCGCTGCGCGGCATCGCGCTGCGGATGCCGCAAGTGCTTGGCGGCCAGGCCAGGTTGCTGCTGGCCGCGGCGGGCGCGGCGCTGACCGGCGGCTGCGTGGCCCGCGCGGTGCACCCGGCGGCGCTGTCGCTGATCGCGGGGGGCGCGAGCGTGCTCGCGGTCTACCTGGCGCTCGGCACGCTGCTCGGCGCCCGTGAGCTGAGCGGCCCGGTCCGCCGGTCGGCGGCCGCACTCCGGGGGACGAGCACGCCGATCAGCGGTTCGGCGGTGGGGGATGACCCGTTGGAGGAAGGAACCTTGCCCGATGGTCGTTGA
- a CDS encoding GNAT family N-acetyltransferase: MTSPQPIREPTSSPEPPESPEPSAAGPAGPPAPRTPAEPGEARSPAPRWTTELHRADDTLTRVAGEWDALAARCRTATPFQAAAWQASWWRAYGHPGRLRVLLVRRDGELVAAAAFAAGRTGSLTALGGRLIDFTDVLLDDSCAAQAAAELARALPLRRPWQALELREVRPGSAAHQVYAHWDGRRHQLLDSVCQHLPAVPMDQLLGRLPGRTAQRSRAKQRKLLEAGVVARRVPVDQVGAAMGDLLRLHALQWESRTVTAEHVSERFAAHLCESTAGLARLGQAVVYRYYLDDELMAVDLLLLCPSFAGLYLYGAHPGLRERIDIAGLLFGTSLEEAVRAGIPELSLMRGEEPYKERWRPERERNHRLLLGPAHLAGALSLRLALVRARAAAVPHLRGPVTRLRALLGRR, encoded by the coding sequence GTGACGTCGCCGCAACCGATCCGGGAACCGACCTCATCCCCGGAGCCCCCGGAGTCCCCGGAGCCTTCGGCAGCCGGGCCGGCCGGCCCCCCGGCGCCGCGGACCCCGGCCGAGCCGGGCGAGGCGCGCTCGCCCGCCCCGCGCTGGACCACCGAGCTGCACCGCGCGGACGACACCCTGACCCGTGTCGCCGGGGAGTGGGACGCGCTCGCCGCCCGCTGCCGCACCGCCACCCCGTTCCAGGCCGCCGCCTGGCAGGCGTCCTGGTGGCGTGCCTACGGCCACCCCGGTCGGCTGCGCGTGCTGCTGGTCCGCCGGGACGGCGAGCTGGTGGCCGCCGCCGCGTTCGCCGCCGGCCGCACCGGCAGCCTCACCGCGCTCGGCGGTCGGCTGATCGACTTCACCGACGTCCTGCTGGACGACTCCTGTGCCGCCCAGGCCGCCGCCGAGCTGGCCCGCGCGCTGCCGCTGCGCCGCCCCTGGCAGGCCCTGGAGCTGCGGGAGGTGCGGCCCGGCTCGGCGGCGCACCAGGTCTACGCGCACTGGGACGGGCGGCGCCACCAGCTGCTCGACTCGGTCTGCCAGCACCTGCCCGCCGTCCCGATGGACCAGCTGCTCGGCCGGCTGCCGGGCCGCACCGCGCAGCGCAGCCGGGCCAAGCAGCGCAAGCTGCTGGAGGCCGGGGTGGTGGCCCGGCGGGTGCCGGTCGACCAGGTCGGGGCCGCGATGGGCGACCTGCTGCGGCTGCACGCCCTGCAGTGGGAGAGCCGCACGGTCACCGCCGAGCACGTCAGCGAACGCTTCGCGGCCCACCTGTGCGAGTCCACCGCGGGGCTCGCCCGGCTCGGGCAGGCGGTGGTCTACCGCTACTACCTGGACGACGAGCTGATGGCGGTCGACCTGCTGCTGCTCTGCCCCTCCTTCGCCGGTCTCTATCTCTACGGCGCGCACCCGGGGCTGCGGGAGCGGATCGACATCGCGGGCCTGCTCTTCGGCACCTCGCTGGAGGAGGCGGTCCGCGCGGGCATCCCGGAGCTGAGCCTGATGCGCGGCGAGGAGCCGTACAAGGAGCGCTGGCGCCCGGAGCGCGAACGCAACCACCGCCTGCTGCTCGGGCCCGCCCACCTCGCCGGCGCGCTGAGCCTGCGGCTGGCCCTGGTCCGGGCCCGCGCGGCGGCCGTCCCGCACCTGCGCGGACCGGTCACCCGGCTGCGCGCGCTGCTCGGCCGCCGCTGA
- a CDS encoding polysaccharide deacetylase family protein — MYHSVAEEEEDPYLLTVSPDRFAAQMRWLAARGWRGVSMRELLAARAAGRRDRLVGLTFDDGYADFARHVVPVLRGYGFTATAYVVADRLGGDNFWDVKGPRKALLTVEQVRELADTGWEIGSHGMSHLALPGLPAELLAAEVRNSRQALAELLGGPVDGFCYPYGAVDERATRAVREAGYDYAVAIGHSALAGRFALPRCYVGDRDGAWRLRAKRGRHGLRDLVTELRRRGTAR; from the coding sequence ATGTACCACTCGGTGGCCGAGGAGGAGGAGGATCCGTACCTGCTCACGGTCAGCCCCGACCGGTTCGCCGCCCAGATGCGCTGGCTGGCCGCCCGGGGCTGGCGCGGCGTCAGCATGCGCGAACTGCTGGCCGCGCGGGCCGCCGGCCGGCGGGACCGGCTGGTCGGCCTGACCTTCGACGACGGCTACGCCGACTTCGCCCGCCACGTGGTCCCGGTGCTGCGCGGCTACGGGTTCACCGCGACCGCCTACGTGGTGGCCGACCGCCTGGGTGGCGACAACTTCTGGGACGTCAAGGGCCCGCGCAAGGCGCTGCTCACCGTCGAGCAGGTGCGCGAACTCGCCGACACCGGATGGGAGATCGGCTCGCACGGGATGAGCCACCTGGCGCTGCCGGGGCTGCCCGCCGAGCTGCTGGCCGCCGAGGTCCGGAACAGCCGGCAGGCGCTGGCCGAGCTGCTCGGCGGTCCGGTCGACGGCTTCTGCTACCCGTACGGGGCGGTGGACGAGCGCGCCACCCGGGCCGTCCGGGAGGCCGGCTACGACTACGCGGTGGCGATCGGCCACAGCGCGCTGGCCGGCCGCTTCGCGCTGCCCCGCTGCTACGTCGGCGACCGTGACGGCGCCTGGCGGTTGCGCGCCAAACGCGGCCGGCACGGCCTGCGGGACCTGGTCACCGAGCTGCGGCGCCGGGGGACGGCGCGATGA
- a CDS encoding glycosyltransferase: MRVLHVITGLAAGGAEQQLLLTIRHLPSSVDCEVATLTNPGSVAAALRADGVTVHDLAMRGNRDLAVLPRLVRLIRRGRYDVVHTHLYRAGLYGRLAARLAGVRAVLATEHSLHAGTIEGRPVGAGVKSLYLAAERLGVTTVAVSGRVAGTLAAWGVPGQRVAVLPNGIEAAGFAVPWEQRVEIRRKLGLSAEAFVVGAVGRLVPGKRFDVLVSALTVLPGAVLLLVGEGPERAALTELARTLGIGSRVLLIGERTDVPELLSAMDVLAAPSVEETFGLAVLEGLAAGLPVLHSGCPALEELPAEAAPGARKLPSTVAAYQEALLALGPAPLAVPLPRPPAVAHYDIVRTAGQLGELYERLGRAAGPVPAGMES; encoded by the coding sequence ATGAGGGTGCTGCACGTGATCACCGGCCTGGCCGCGGGCGGCGCCGAACAGCAGCTGCTGCTGACGATCCGTCACCTGCCGTCGTCCGTCGACTGCGAGGTGGCGACCCTGACCAACCCGGGCAGCGTGGCGGCGGCGCTGCGCGCGGACGGCGTCACGGTGCACGACCTGGCGATGCGCGGCAACCGGGACCTGGCGGTACTGCCCCGGCTGGTGCGGCTGATCCGGCGCGGGCGCTACGACGTGGTGCACACCCATCTCTACCGGGCCGGCCTCTACGGGCGGTTGGCGGCCCGGCTGGCCGGGGTGCGCGCGGTGCTGGCCACCGAGCACTCGCTGCACGCCGGGACGATCGAGGGACGCCCGGTCGGCGCCGGCGTCAAGTCCCTCTACCTGGCGGCCGAACGGCTGGGGGTCACCACGGTGGCGGTCTCCGGCCGGGTGGCCGGGACGCTGGCCGCCTGGGGTGTGCCGGGGCAGCGGGTGGCGGTGCTGCCGAACGGCATCGAGGCGGCCGGGTTCGCCGTGCCCTGGGAGCAACGCGTCGAGATCCGGCGGAAGTTGGGGCTCTCGGCGGAGGCCTTCGTGGTCGGCGCGGTGGGCCGCCTGGTACCCGGGAAGCGGTTCGACGTGCTGGTCTCGGCGCTGACCGTGCTGCCGGGCGCGGTGCTGCTGCTGGTGGGCGAGGGGCCCGAGCGGGCGGCGCTGACCGAGCTGGCCCGCACCCTCGGGATCGGCTCGCGGGTCCTGCTGATCGGCGAACGGACCGACGTGCCGGAGCTGTTGAGCGCGATGGACGTGCTGGCCGCACCCTCCGTCGAGGAGACCTTCGGCCTGGCGGTGCTGGAAGGCCTGGCAGCGGGACTGCCGGTGCTGCACAGCGGCTGCCCGGCGCTGGAGGAGCTGCCCGCCGAAGCCGCCCCCGGCGCCCGCAAGCTGCCCTCCACGGTGGCCGCCTACCAGGAGGCGCTGCTGGCCCTCGGCCCGGCACCGCTCGCCGTCCCGCTGCCCAGGCCACCCGCCGTGGCGCACTACGACATTGTCCGAACAGCCGGCCAACTGGGCGAGCTGTACGAGCGGTTGGGACGGGCCGCGGGGCCGGTCCCGGCCGGGATGGAGTCCTGA
- a CDS encoding glycoside hydrolase family 26 protein codes for MRIGRPALAAAALLLLTTAGLTSGGTPLSTADRGPAAVDGADASAMRPRAAAPRPNTRRADHEVPFGAFVGSWDEYIPQIARFSAWLNGANLQVGHTYLAGNSWSDIEGDTKMLAFWSQWRLAQHGRTLVLNVPMLVPNEGDLPDDQVAQLLDQGAQGAYDQHFHKLARKLVALGGGDTVIVLGWEMNGITYTSRCKPDPTAWKAYWRRIVDVMRSVPGQRFRFDFTPNRGRDAIAWTKCYPGDDVVDVIGTDSYDQPAGATFDQYVHEPYGLEDQVEFAAKRGKPVSYPEWGLFRNGDNPEFVRRMVEWMRTHDTLYQTVTDYCPHGFWECRSNPRSSSVYRQLMSGSQSAATPTPTPAPTEAPCFQLPPGLFGNLPGLRPPLLPHFCQGLRMAPSATDQASDPASAPGTASEAAALPSPSAADSDSASAAPSPSVSPAPSASGSASASTSASASASASASVSGGRAARAAG; via the coding sequence ATGCGAATCGGCCGTCCGGCGCTGGCCGCCGCCGCGCTGCTGCTGCTCACCACGGCCGGACTCACCTCCGGCGGCACCCCGCTGAGCACGGCCGACCGCGGCCCCGCCGCCGTCGACGGTGCTGACGCGTCCGCGATGCGACCGCGCGCCGCCGCACCCAGGCCGAACACCCGGCGGGCCGACCACGAAGTGCCGTTCGGCGCCTTCGTCGGCTCCTGGGACGAGTACATTCCGCAGATCGCCAGGTTCTCCGCCTGGCTGAACGGCGCCAACCTCCAGGTCGGCCACACCTATCTGGCCGGAAACAGCTGGAGCGACATCGAGGGCGACACCAAGATGCTGGCCTTCTGGTCGCAGTGGCGGCTCGCCCAGCACGGCCGGACCCTGGTGCTCAACGTGCCGATGCTGGTCCCCAACGAGGGCGACCTGCCCGACGACCAGGTCGCCCAACTGCTCGACCAGGGCGCACAGGGCGCCTACGACCAGCACTTCCACAAGCTCGCCCGGAAGCTGGTGGCGCTCGGCGGCGGCGACACGGTGATCGTGCTCGGCTGGGAGATGAACGGCATCACCTACACCAGCCGCTGCAAGCCCGACCCGACCGCGTGGAAGGCGTACTGGCGGCGGATCGTCGACGTGATGCGCTCGGTGCCCGGGCAGCGGTTCCGGTTCGACTTCACCCCCAACCGGGGGCGGGACGCGATCGCCTGGACCAAGTGCTACCCCGGTGACGACGTGGTGGACGTGATCGGCACCGACAGCTACGACCAGCCGGCCGGCGCGACCTTCGACCAGTACGTGCACGAGCCCTACGGCCTCGAGGATCAGGTGGAGTTCGCCGCCAAGCGCGGCAAGCCGGTCTCGTACCCGGAGTGGGGGCTGTTCCGGAACGGGGACAACCCGGAGTTCGTGCGCCGGATGGTCGAGTGGATGCGCACCCACGACACGCTGTACCAGACCGTCACCGACTACTGTCCGCACGGCTTCTGGGAGTGCCGCAGCAACCCGCGCTCGAGTTCCGTCTACCGGCAGCTGATGAGCGGATCCCAGAGCGCGGCGACGCCCACTCCGACGCCGGCCCCGACCGAGGCGCCGTGCTTCCAGCTGCCGCCGGGGCTGTTCGGCAACCTGCCAGGCCTGCGCCCGCCGCTGCTGCCGCACTTCTGCCAGGGGCTGAGGATGGCTCCGTCGGCGACCGATCAGGCGAGCGACCCGGCGAGCGCCCCGGGGACCGCGTCCGAGGCGGCGGCCCTCCCTTCCCCGTCGGCCGCCGACTCCGACTCCGCTTCGGCGGCCCCGTCACCGTCGGTGTCCCCGGCGCCGTCCGCGAGCGGGTCGGCGTCGGCCTCAACGTCGGCGTCGGCGTCCGCTTCGGCCTCGGCCTCGGTCAGCGGCGGCCGAGCAGCGCGCGCAGCCGGGTGA
- a CDS encoding O-antigen ligase family protein has translation MALTLPSGPALRLDRPWPELLRALVTAPLRRPSLLAAATVLLVCVPTGEENVTAAVHITPADLASLALVALLALDLLRGRELGLSRPACLVFAGVVCAAAAATVTSIDPSASLTGFVRLVQIFVLVPAAVLAALRDRTDLHLVLGAFVLAALIEGGVGAEQYLTKTGASYTGEPIRAVGTFGALDIMAMSGVVSFGLLAALALGLTMRQGSLARRCLLASTAFLVFPLAVSFSRGSWIATAVAVTVLLLKADARLALRWAVLGLAAAIVAVGGLGVGGGGVTERLDSIGTVSGGNEDHSVSDRYDLWATARSIWADHPVTGAGPKSFPQLRDSHAPLRLSSGSDAADSTIGFEREPLLSPHNMYFLVLCEQGLVGIIAYGGLFLALLLGCLRRRGGAGPAALGLLCWVLVDFLYADIGGTTTVLTSVILGVAAWWALPAEREQQV, from the coding sequence GTGGCCCTGACCCTGCCGAGCGGACCCGCGTTACGCCTGGATCGGCCCTGGCCCGAGCTGCTGCGCGCCCTGGTCACCGCGCCGCTGCGCCGCCCTAGCCTGCTGGCCGCCGCGACCGTCCTGCTGGTCTGCGTGCCGACCGGCGAGGAGAACGTGACGGCGGCCGTCCACATCACCCCCGCCGACCTCGCCTCGCTGGCCCTGGTCGCGCTGCTCGCCCTCGACCTGCTGCGCGGCCGCGAGCTGGGCCTGAGCAGGCCGGCCTGCCTGGTCTTCGCCGGGGTGGTCTGCGCCGCTGCCGCCGCCACCGTGACCTCGATCGACCCGTCCGCCAGCCTGACCGGCTTCGTCCGGCTGGTGCAGATCTTCGTCCTGGTGCCGGCCGCCGTGCTGGCCGCGCTGCGCGACCGCACCGATCTGCACCTGGTGCTCGGCGCCTTCGTGCTGGCCGCGCTGATCGAGGGCGGGGTCGGGGCGGAGCAGTACCTCACCAAGACCGGCGCCTCCTACACCGGGGAGCCGATCCGGGCGGTCGGCACCTTCGGCGCGCTCGACATCATGGCGATGTCCGGGGTGGTCAGCTTCGGCCTGCTGGCGGCCCTGGCCCTCGGACTGACGATGCGTCAGGGCAGCTTGGCACGGCGCTGTCTGCTCGCCTCGACGGCCTTCCTGGTGTTCCCGCTCGCGGTCTCGTTCAGCCGGGGCAGCTGGATCGCCACGGCGGTCGCGGTCACCGTGCTGCTGCTCAAGGCCGATGCCCGGCTCGCGCTGCGCTGGGCGGTGCTGGGCCTGGCGGCGGCGATCGTGGCGGTCGGCGGGCTCGGCGTGGGCGGCGGCGGGGTGACCGAGCGGCTGGACAGCATCGGCACGGTCTCCGGCGGCAACGAGGACCACTCGGTCAGCGACCGCTACGACCTGTGGGCCACCGCCCGCTCGATCTGGGCCGACCACCCGGTCACCGGCGCCGGCCCGAAGAGCTTCCCGCAGCTGCGCGACTCGCACGCCCCGCTGCGGCTCTCCTCCGGCAGCGACGCGGCCGACTCCACCATCGGCTTCGAGCGCGAACCGCTGCTCTCGCCGCACAACATGTACTTCCTGGTGCTCTGCGAGCAGGGCCTGGTCGGCATCATCGCCTACGGCGGGCTCTTCCTCGCCCTGCTGCTCGGCTGCCTGCGCCGCCGGGGCGGCGCCGGCCCGGCGGCGCTCGGCCTGCTCTGCTGGGTGCTGGTCGACTTCCTCTATGCCGACATCGGCGGCACCACCACCGTGCTGACCTCGGTGATCCTGGGCGTGGCGGCCTGGTGGGCGCTGCCGGCCGAGCGAGAGCAGCAGGTATGA
- a CDS encoding Wzz/FepE/Etk N-terminal domain-containing protein — protein sequence MNGTERGTDRGGNPGTDRAPGLRTLARRWWPLAAAVPLGAIAGAGYALVAPAVYTANSYVVVVPDSTAEAGLAVNFAQAYGRLAAQPQVLELAAPDAGRSSAELAGLVAGTTSPDAPVIEIAGNGGRPGDAVKAADAVAKALISFANTSSKETGVKLVPLAAAAEPDKPTTPSRRLDVAVGGAAGVLVGALAMMPRRRTGGAASSSAPVATVPAPASATDGTGAGAVQQAEPAGSAK from the coding sequence ATGAACGGCACGGAACGAGGAACCGACCGAGGCGGCAACCCGGGTACCGATCGCGCGCCCGGCCTGCGCACGCTGGCCCGCCGCTGGTGGCCGCTGGCCGCCGCCGTCCCGCTGGGCGCGATCGCCGGGGCCGGCTACGCGCTGGTCGCACCGGCGGTCTACACGGCCAACTCCTATGTGGTGGTGGTCCCGGACAGCACCGCCGAGGCCGGGCTCGCGGTCAACTTCGCCCAGGCGTACGGCCGGCTGGCGGCCCAGCCCCAGGTCCTGGAGCTGGCCGCCCCCGACGCGGGCCGCAGCAGCGCCGAACTCGCCGGCCTGGTCGCCGGGACCACCTCGCCGGACGCCCCGGTGATCGAGATCGCCGGAAACGGCGGACGCCCGGGTGACGCGGTGAAGGCGGCCGACGCGGTGGCCAAGGCCCTGATCTCGTTCGCGAACACCAGCAGCAAGGAGACCGGGGTGAAGCTGGTCCCGCTGGCCGCCGCCGCGGAGCCGGACAAGCCGACCACCCCGAGCCGCCGACTCGACGTCGCGGTCGGTGGCGCGGCGGGCGTGCTGGTGGGGGCGCTGGCGATGATGCCGCGCCGCAGGACGGGCGGGGCGGCATCATCGTCAGCGCCCGTCGCGACCGTGCCCGCGCCGGCGTCCGCCACGGACGGCACCGGCGCGGGTGCCGTGCAGCAGGCCGAGCCCGCCGGGAGTGCCAAGTGA
- a CDS encoding sugar transferase: MTIDHESVPRPGRPAVGGRRLATELLDRPARRPPQARSAGQLGRHRRGLRSAGLLPVALGVVDLLALCASSIGCASARAHPLGAAAALLPILLPLYLAGGLYRTRMSPSALDELPALIGRAAVALAFAITLCDCLGAGWPSGGPACWARLLALLTALVTLAALGRAVVYGLLRRLRRRRPVPVLVLGAGPLGQRIASTLREHPEYGMRPVGYLDQDPVLLPGDSPLPVLGGPEALERELRRHGVVRLIATAGAADEQETAGAMREAVRLGCQVWLVPGLREHGGFGAAGRPADHLWGYPCLRLSRTPPRRPGWLLKRAVDIAAAALGLLAISPLLALCALAVRLDTGPGVLFRQQRTGLDGRVFTLLKFRTLRPSNEHESATHWNIAQDHRMSPVGRLLRRSSLDELPQLWNVLRGDMTLVGPRPERPYFVMRFSQAYPEYADRHRVPVGLTGLAQVNGLRGDTSIEDRARFDNHYIESWSLWQDVKILLRTAALMLRPDGS, encoded by the coding sequence ATGACCATTGACCACGAGAGTGTGCCGCGGCCTGGGCGACCCGCGGTCGGCGGTCGGCGGCTCGCGACCGAACTGCTCGACCGGCCCGCCCGGCGACCGCCGCAGGCTCGCAGTGCCGGTCAGCTCGGCCGGCACCGGCGGGGCCTGCGCTCGGCCGGGCTGCTCCCCGTGGCGCTGGGCGTGGTCGACCTGCTGGCCCTGTGCGCGAGTTCGATCGGCTGCGCCTCCGCGCGGGCCCACCCGCTGGGCGCCGCCGCCGCGCTGCTGCCGATCCTGCTGCCGCTGTACCTGGCCGGCGGGCTCTACCGCACCCGGATGAGCCCCTCCGCACTCGACGAGCTGCCCGCGCTGATCGGCCGGGCCGCCGTGGCGCTCGCCTTCGCGATCACCCTCTGCGACTGCCTGGGCGCCGGCTGGCCGTCCGGCGGCCCGGCCTGCTGGGCCCGGCTGCTGGCCCTGCTCACCGCCCTGGTGACGCTGGCCGCACTTGGCCGGGCGGTGGTCTACGGACTGCTGCGCCGACTGCGCCGCCGCCGCCCGGTGCCGGTCCTGGTGCTCGGCGCCGGACCGCTCGGTCAGCGGATCGCGAGCACCCTGCGCGAGCACCCCGAGTACGGGATGCGCCCGGTCGGCTACCTGGACCAGGACCCGGTGCTGCTGCCCGGCGACTCCCCGCTGCCCGTCCTCGGCGGCCCCGAGGCGCTGGAGCGCGAGCTGCGCCGGCACGGGGTGGTGCGGCTGATCGCCACCGCCGGCGCCGCCGACGAGCAGGAGACGGCCGGCGCGATGCGCGAGGCGGTCCGGCTCGGCTGCCAGGTCTGGCTGGTCCCCGGCCTGCGCGAGCACGGCGGATTCGGTGCGGCGGGCCGGCCGGCCGACCACCTCTGGGGCTACCCCTGCCTGCGGCTGTCCCGGACACCGCCGCGCCGCCCCGGCTGGCTGCTCAAGCGGGCGGTGGACATCGCCGCCGCCGCCCTCGGACTGCTCGCCATCTCCCCGCTGCTGGCCCTGTGCGCGCTCGCGGTGCGCCTGGACACCGGCCCCGGCGTGCTCTTCCGCCAGCAGCGCACCGGGCTGGACGGCCGGGTCTTCACCCTGCTCAAGTTCCGCACCCTGCGCCCGAGCAACGAGCACGAGTCGGCCACCCACTGGAACATCGCCCAGGACCACCGGATGAGCCCGGTCGGCCGGCTGCTGCGCCGCAGCTCGCTGGACGAGCTGCCGCAGCTGTGGAACGTGCTGCGCGGCGACATGACCCTGGTCGGCCCGCGCCCCGAACGCCCTTACTTCGTCATGCGGTTCAGCCAGGCCTACCCGGAGTACGCCGACCGGCACCGGGTCCCGGTCGGGCTGACCGGCCTGGCCCAGGTGAACGGGCTGCGCGGGGACACCTCGATCGAGGACCGGGCCCGCTTCGACAACCACTACATCGAGAGCTGGAGCCTCTGGCAGGACGTCAAGATCCTGCTGCGCACCGCCGCGCTGATGCTCCGTCCGGACGGGAGCTGA